In Arthrobacter alpinus, a single window of DNA contains:
- a CDS encoding MurR/RpiR family transcriptional regulator encodes MSDFTPPPVAASAAGVVNRIQAKLPDMPAAMAKIGSYLLEHPQAPLELSIMELAEKTKTSPATVTRFCRLLGYAGFVPFRVSIASDLGRSDARESWKADIGRAFGPDDSAKDVLSTLVNAHTRSLQETAAVMDLALMNKIARRIAMASHVDIYGIGGSAVMAKELQSRLYRIGVNAHHWSEVHAGLTSAAIQDTNSVAIGISNTGRTEETLQMLREAGEAGALTIALSNNPGSPLAESADASIITSVHEQFLQPDDLSAKHVQLLVLDLIYLLVAQVNFAQTTSKLAASAMAVSPHRRPTRSARADAGSHRSSRSTGKGESHL; translated from the coding sequence ATGTCAGATTTCACGCCCCCGCCAGTGGCCGCCTCGGCCGCAGGTGTCGTGAACCGCATTCAGGCCAAGTTGCCCGATATGCCCGCTGCCATGGCGAAGATCGGTTCCTACCTTTTGGAGCATCCGCAGGCGCCTTTGGAGCTATCCATCATGGAACTTGCGGAGAAAACCAAAACATCCCCCGCCACCGTGACGCGCTTTTGCCGCCTGCTCGGTTACGCGGGATTTGTTCCGTTCAGGGTCAGTATCGCATCGGACCTCGGGCGAAGCGATGCGCGGGAGTCGTGGAAGGCTGACATTGGGCGCGCATTTGGCCCCGACGATTCCGCCAAGGATGTCCTGAGCACCCTGGTTAACGCGCATACTCGATCGCTTCAGGAAACTGCGGCAGTCATGGATCTGGCGCTAATGAACAAGATTGCCCGCCGCATCGCCATGGCTTCTCATGTTGATATCTACGGTATTGGCGGCAGTGCGGTCATGGCCAAGGAATTGCAGTCCCGGCTGTACCGAATAGGCGTCAATGCCCACCACTGGTCAGAGGTTCATGCCGGTCTAACAAGTGCGGCCATTCAAGATACGAACTCCGTGGCGATCGGAATTTCCAATACCGGGCGCACCGAAGAGACGTTGCAAATGCTTCGTGAGGCCGGTGAGGCTGGCGCCCTGACGATTGCCTTGAGTAACAATCCTGGATCTCCTCTGGCCGAGAGTGCGGATGCTTCCATCATCACCTCGGTGCATGAGCAATTCCTGCAACCGGACGACTTGTCCGCTAAGCACGTCCAGCTGCTCGTGCTCGATTTGATCTATTTGCTCGTGGCCCAGGTGAATTTCGCTCAAACCACGTCAAAGCTTGCAGCTTCGGCCATGGCCGTTTCCCCGCATCGGCGCCCCACGAGGAGTGCGCGGGCCGATGCGGGTTCGCACCGGTCGTCGCGCTCTACAGGAAAGGGTGAGAGTCATCTCTGA
- the ngcE gene encoding N-acetylglucosamine/diacetylchitobiose ABC transporter substrate-binding protein yields the protein MSIQNKPLQRRGFLRGALATAVLLPLGGALASCAGGGDSGASKAPAGEVDPIKNPFGVADSGKLDAVIFKGGYGIDYVEFAGKTFAKNFPGVEVSINPSTDIAQELQPRFAGGTPPDLIDNSGAKSIGFSTILGQLEDLQSVVDSNNLEGTKIADTLFDGVLAPGTFDGKLAAINYVLTVYAWWHSASLFKENGWTVPTTWDEAYELGVKAKEKGKYLFVWGKEAATYYQTMAIESAIKEGGDEVRLALENLKPDCWSLPAVQSVFTAMEKIVKAGFFKPGGSGTVFTAAQAAWSNGQEALLYPSGSWIENEMKDQTKAGFEMTGSPVPVVSASPKIAQTGVRSAGGEPFVVPTKGANVAAGKELLRIMLSKDAATNFAKEKLAPTVVKGTVPADGFGSTALVSQTDMLEKAGKDIFTWNFVDTYGMNPDQLVPWNSFLDGKLDTAGLTKALQAITDKVMADDSVKKIEVK from the coding sequence ATGAGTATTCAAAATAAGCCGCTGCAGCGTCGTGGATTCCTCCGCGGAGCGCTCGCCACCGCCGTCCTGTTGCCTCTCGGTGGAGCCCTGGCTTCCTGTGCAGGCGGCGGAGACTCCGGCGCATCGAAGGCTCCCGCCGGCGAGGTTGATCCCATCAAGAACCCGTTTGGTGTGGCAGACTCCGGCAAGCTGGACGCCGTCATCTTCAAGGGTGGCTACGGTATTGACTACGTAGAGTTCGCAGGCAAGACATTTGCCAAGAACTTCCCCGGCGTTGAAGTTTCCATCAACCCCTCCACCGATATTGCCCAGGAACTGCAGCCACGCTTCGCCGGCGGCACCCCGCCTGACCTAATCGACAACTCGGGCGCGAAGTCCATTGGCTTCAGCACCATTCTTGGTCAGCTGGAGGACCTCCAGTCCGTTGTGGACTCGAACAACCTTGAAGGCACCAAAATTGCCGACACATTGTTCGACGGCGTACTGGCACCGGGTACCTTCGACGGCAAGTTGGCCGCCATCAACTACGTGCTGACGGTTTACGCGTGGTGGCACTCCGCTAGCTTGTTCAAGGAAAACGGCTGGACCGTTCCCACCACGTGGGACGAAGCCTATGAGCTGGGTGTCAAGGCCAAGGAAAAGGGCAAGTACCTCTTCGTCTGGGGCAAGGAAGCCGCCACGTACTACCAGACCATGGCCATCGAATCAGCTATCAAGGAAGGTGGCGATGAAGTTCGTCTCGCCCTTGAAAACCTGAAGCCCGATTGCTGGTCACTTCCCGCCGTCCAGAGTGTCTTCACCGCAATGGAGAAGATCGTCAAGGCCGGATTCTTCAAGCCCGGTGGCTCCGGAACCGTCTTCACGGCAGCTCAGGCTGCTTGGAGCAACGGCCAGGAAGCACTCCTGTACCCGTCAGGTTCCTGGATCGAAAACGAGATGAAGGACCAGACCAAGGCCGGCTTTGAAATGACAGGTTCCCCGGTTCCCGTTGTCTCTGCCAGCCCGAAGATCGCACAGACCGGCGTACGTTCCGCCGGCGGTGAGCCCTTCGTTGTTCCCACCAAGGGTGCAAACGTCGCCGCGGGTAAGGAACTGCTTCGCATCATGCTCTCCAAGGATGCGGCAACCAACTTCGCCAAGGAAAAGTTGGCTCCGACTGTCGTCAAGGGCACCGTCCCGGCTGATGGCTTCGGCTCAACAGCATTGGTGTCGCAGACAGACATGTTGGAGAAGGCCGGCAAGGACATCTTCACCTGGAACTTTGTTGACACGTACGGCATGAACCCCGATCAGTTGGTTCCGTGGAACTCGTTCCTCGACGGCAAACTGGACACCGCAGGCCTGACGAAGGCCCTGCAGGCCATCACTGACAAGGTTATGGCTGACGATTCGGTCAAGAAGATTGAAGTGAAGTGA
- a CDS encoding N-acetylglucosamine kinase, with protein MLNFLAIDAGGTSTRAIFLDASGRCVGYGTAGGGNPVSRGIGPALDALIEASGKALSGTREVPSQALVAMAGASLELPTNPYRTRFLTLGLTGTVMIESDLLAAFYSGTFHDDGLALIAGTGAVGARIAGGQLAEVADGTGWLLGDAGSGFWIGQEVARAVAAALDGRGPATSLTDLVMAELAIDVDPLARAHGRLRTQQQLILKVYERSAIELSRFAPLVFVAKNDAVAQDIVERAATALAQTLQAVSPNSTASEGPGADYGDGHGTELPLVFGGSVLTKGGSVAAAVARMVATTDTVNTTKPVLVHDGAVGAAVLVLKRHGVEVDAGVFTRIQESLAALRG; from the coding sequence ATGCTTAATTTCCTTGCAATCGACGCTGGCGGAACGTCCACCAGGGCGATCTTTTTGGACGCCTCAGGACGGTGCGTTGGCTACGGCACTGCAGGTGGAGGAAACCCGGTTTCACGCGGAATAGGGCCCGCATTGGATGCCTTGATCGAAGCTTCAGGCAAGGCCCTTTCAGGCACCAGGGAAGTGCCCTCCCAGGCCTTGGTTGCCATGGCCGGCGCATCACTGGAACTACCCACCAATCCATACCGAACCAGGTTCCTCACGCTGGGCCTGACCGGAACGGTCATGATTGAATCTGATTTATTGGCCGCTTTTTACTCTGGAACCTTTCATGATGATGGCCTGGCCCTGATAGCCGGCACCGGCGCTGTTGGCGCACGCATTGCCGGCGGTCAGCTCGCCGAGGTAGCAGACGGAACCGGCTGGCTTTTGGGAGATGCCGGCTCCGGATTTTGGATTGGCCAGGAGGTTGCGCGTGCCGTTGCCGCCGCCCTTGACGGACGCGGCCCGGCCACTTCACTGACAGACCTGGTCATGGCTGAGCTGGCGATTGACGTTGACCCGCTGGCGCGAGCCCATGGGCGGCTCCGGACCCAGCAACAGTTGATTCTCAAGGTCTACGAACGCAGCGCCATAGAGCTCTCGCGCTTTGCCCCGTTGGTTTTTGTTGCCAAGAACGACGCGGTTGCCCAAGACATTGTTGAGCGCGCGGCTACCGCTTTGGCTCAAACACTCCAGGCCGTCAGCCCCAACAGCACTGCGAGCGAAGGGCCCGGGGCTGATTATGGCGATGGGCATGGCACAGAGCTGCCACTGGTGTTTGGTGGGAGTGTGCTGACAAAGGGTGGTTCCGTGGCAGCAGCGGTGGCCCGAATGGTTGCGACCACGGACACCGTGAACACAACAAAACCCGTTCTAGTTCACGACGGCGCAGTGGGTGCTGCCGTGTTGGTCCTCAAACGCCATGGAGTTGAGGTAGATGCCGGCGTTTTCACTCGGATCCAGGAAAGTCTGGCTGCGCTGCGGGGTTGA
- a CDS encoding MATE family efflux transporter — MPKTVTPTADKREARRATAGAIRGLAIPAFGALIAEPLFLLADSAIVGHLGVSELAGVGLAATVLQTIVGLMVFLAYSTTPAVARLLGAGKHGEALAVGRDGLWLAAILGVVLAVAGLAAGDRLLGVMGAEGELHEHANAYFSISLAGLPAMLLVMAAMGVLRGLQDTKTPLIVAGAGFGVNIVLNFVLVYGFDLSVSGAALGTVAAQWAMAIVYLVIVVRAARRYDVGLRPDWNGVRAVTRVGSWLMLRTLSLRVAILVTVLVVTAQGSSNLAAHQLAMTIFTFLAFALDALAIAAQALIGKELGASNVPEVRALTKTMTQWGLGFGVLTGLLLASASTSVGWLFTTDPGVHAGLTVALLVMAVGQPLAGYVFVLDGVLIGAGDARYLALAGVGNLVVYLPLLFWISHVNFGDSAPGLLWVWVAFSVAYMGARGLTLGLRARTGQWMQVGAPASRG, encoded by the coding sequence ATGCCTAAAACCGTGACACCGACTGCTGATAAACGCGAGGCCCGCCGCGCCACCGCCGGAGCCATCCGGGGACTGGCCATACCCGCGTTTGGGGCACTCATCGCCGAGCCATTGTTCCTCCTTGCCGATTCGGCGATCGTAGGACATCTGGGAGTTTCAGAGCTGGCTGGTGTCGGTCTGGCAGCGACGGTGTTGCAAACAATAGTCGGCCTTATGGTGTTTCTGGCATATTCCACAACCCCTGCGGTCGCGCGACTTTTGGGTGCCGGAAAGCATGGTGAGGCGCTGGCCGTCGGCCGGGATGGGCTGTGGTTGGCCGCAATCCTCGGCGTGGTGCTTGCCGTCGCTGGGCTGGCCGCTGGCGACCGGCTACTGGGTGTCATGGGCGCCGAAGGGGAGCTTCATGAGCACGCCAACGCATACTTCTCGATCAGCCTTGCGGGACTGCCGGCCATGCTTCTGGTCATGGCCGCGATGGGCGTCTTGCGCGGTCTGCAGGACACCAAGACTCCGTTGATCGTGGCAGGGGCCGGCTTTGGCGTAAACATCGTTTTGAACTTCGTCCTTGTCTACGGCTTTGACTTGTCCGTGAGTGGCGCCGCGCTTGGCACCGTGGCAGCCCAATGGGCCATGGCGATCGTGTATTTGGTCATCGTTGTGCGTGCCGCGCGGCGGTATGACGTTGGCCTGCGCCCTGACTGGAACGGTGTCAGGGCCGTGACGCGCGTTGGCAGCTGGCTGATGCTCCGCACCCTGTCGCTGCGCGTTGCCATTCTGGTCACTGTCCTGGTGGTTACGGCCCAAGGTTCGAGCAACCTCGCCGCCCATCAGCTGGCGATGACGATCTTCACATTCTTGGCCTTTGCCCTGGATGCCCTCGCAATTGCGGCTCAGGCGCTGATTGGAAAGGAGCTGGGGGCAAGCAATGTCCCCGAGGTGCGTGCCTTGACCAAGACCATGACTCAATGGGGGCTTGGCTTTGGTGTTCTGACGGGATTGTTGCTGGCTTCGGCCTCAACAAGCGTTGGCTGGCTGTTCACGACGGACCCCGGCGTCCACGCCGGTCTCACGGTGGCCCTGCTGGTCATGGCGGTGGGTCAGCCGCTTGCAGGTTATGTCTTTGTGCTCGACGGTGTTCTCATCGGAGCGGGGGATGCTCGCTATCTCGCGCTCGCCGGGGTGGGCAACCTTGTGGTGTACTTGCCGCTGCTCTTCTGGATCAGCCACGTGAACTTTGGCGATTCGGCACCTGGTCTTCTGTGGGTGTGGGTGGCGTTCAGCGTTGCTTACATGGGCGCCCGGGGTTTGACGCTGGGGCTGCGTGCCCGAACCGGACAATGGATGCAGGTCGGCGCACCTGCCAGCCGCGGCTAG
- a CDS encoding sugar isomerase domain-containing protein, producing the protein MRVISESITAFSSEVSTRLDGITEWALAGGVDAAAQALVETLDNGGVIQAFGTGHSEAFAMEIAGRAGGLIPTSKIALRDLVLHGDRNVAELDSLEGSVLERETGVAEELFNLSLVDPRDIFMIASNSGVNGSIVGLALAAKERGHKVIAITSLEHTNAVETKHPSGMRLSEIADIVIDNRAPFGDTTLEVSGGGGVGAVSSITAAYIAQLLTIETVQRLVRAGKKPPIYISANIPGGDDHNNALIGQYVGRLRRDA; encoded by the coding sequence GTGAGAGTCATCTCTGAGTCAATTACTGCTTTCAGTTCCGAGGTATCAACCCGGCTGGATGGCATCACTGAATGGGCGCTGGCAGGAGGCGTCGACGCGGCCGCGCAGGCCTTGGTTGAGACGCTGGACAATGGTGGCGTTATTCAGGCTTTTGGTACCGGTCACTCTGAGGCTTTTGCCATGGAAATTGCCGGACGTGCCGGTGGATTGATTCCCACGAGCAAGATTGCCCTGCGTGATCTGGTGCTCCATGGTGATCGAAATGTGGCGGAACTTGACTCACTCGAGGGATCCGTTCTTGAACGAGAGACCGGAGTTGCCGAGGAACTCTTCAATCTTTCGCTGGTGGATCCACGAGACATCTTCATGATTGCCTCAAATTCCGGGGTGAATGGTTCAATCGTTGGCTTGGCGTTGGCCGCCAAGGAGCGCGGCCACAAGGTCATTGCGATCACAAGCCTGGAACATACCAATGCTGTCGAAACAAAGCACCCCAGTGGGATGCGGCTGAGCGAAATTGCCGATATTGTTATCGATAACAGGGCGCCGTTTGGCGATACAACCCTTGAAGTTTCCGGCGGAGGAGGTGTTGGTGCCGTCTCATCGATCACGGCTGCATATATTGCGCAGTTGCTCACGATCGAGACAGTCCAGCGTCTGGTCCGTGCGGGGAAGAAGCCGCCCATCTATATTTCGGCAAATATTCCGGGCGGCGACGACCACAATAACGCACTGATTGGCCAGTATGTTGGCCGGCTCAGGCGTGATGCGTGA
- a CDS encoding LysR family transcriptional regulator, with protein MEISQLRALREVHDRGSIAAAAQSMAVTASSVSQQLAALQRKAGTALTYKIGRRTALTPAGLALCAATVEVEIALAKADAAVGSFKESTKEPVRVAAFHSAGLAFFGRLERAVMAGGGPPVQLSDQDVAQKDFATLAADHDIVIAHRMPNSAPWPPSVRVTPLAYEPLDVAVSVNHRLATRKSLKPQDLLGERWVSVHQGFPLVGAIEMIGTMAGEEVDVVHRINEFFVAAALVEQGGCVSLMPRYLVDQSYFSDLILIPLSEPRLGRRIDILARPEAMERAGVLHVVATLQTIMRELLEPPHSRRPIPLEDA; from the coding sequence ATGGAAATTTCGCAACTACGCGCCCTCCGTGAGGTCCACGACAGGGGCAGTATTGCCGCCGCCGCGCAATCCATGGCGGTAACGGCATCTTCTGTCTCACAACAGCTGGCCGCCCTGCAGCGCAAAGCCGGAACCGCACTGACGTACAAAATTGGGCGCCGGACGGCCCTAACGCCCGCAGGACTGGCTCTCTGTGCGGCCACGGTGGAGGTGGAAATTGCCTTGGCCAAGGCCGATGCCGCCGTCGGCTCCTTCAAGGAAAGCACCAAGGAGCCTGTCCGGGTTGCGGCCTTCCACAGTGCGGGGCTGGCCTTCTTCGGCCGGCTAGAGCGGGCGGTGATGGCCGGTGGCGGGCCGCCTGTGCAGCTCTCGGACCAGGACGTCGCGCAGAAGGATTTTGCAACGCTGGCGGCCGACCACGACATCGTGATCGCCCATCGGATGCCGAACAGTGCGCCCTGGCCGCCGTCAGTTAGGGTTACACCGCTGGCCTACGAGCCGTTGGACGTTGCAGTCAGCGTCAATCATCGCCTGGCTACACGGAAGAGCCTGAAGCCGCAGGATCTTCTCGGTGAACGTTGGGTCTCGGTCCACCAAGGCTTCCCCCTGGTGGGCGCCATTGAAATGATCGGCACCATGGCCGGGGAGGAAGTTGATGTGGTCCATCGCATCAACGAATTCTTCGTGGCCGCAGCCCTTGTGGAGCAAGGTGGGTGCGTGTCATTAATGCCGCGCTACCTCGTTGACCAAAGTTACTTTTCGGACCTGATCCTGATTCCGCTGAGCGAGCCAAGGCTTGGACGGCGAATAGATATACTGGCCAGGCCTGAGGCCATGGAACGCGCGGGCGTCCTCCACGTCGTCGCCACATTGCAGACCATTATGCGAGAGCTGCTCGAACCACCCCACTCACGCCGGCCGATACCCTTGGAAGATGCCTAA